A region from the Gemmatimonadaceae bacterium genome encodes:
- the paaI gene encoding hydroxyphenylacetyl-CoA thioesterase PaaI, producing MTEAEEQGLAERVVAAMLARDALSRWLGLEVLRIAPRHATCRMTVRDDMVNGFGVAHGGIVFSLADSAFAFACNTHGRVTVSVGNSVTYPAPVRPGDVLTAVADEEAGSNRLAYYRVDVRNQDAALVAAFRGTAYRTSRPHFPEG from the coding sequence ATGACGGAAGCCGAGGAGCAGGGGCTGGCCGAGCGGGTCGTGGCGGCGATGCTGGCCCGGGACGCCCTGTCGCGCTGGCTGGGACTCGAGGTGTTGCGCATTGCCCCGCGTCACGCGACGTGCCGCATGACCGTGCGGGATGACATGGTCAACGGCTTCGGGGTTGCGCACGGGGGCATTGTCTTTTCGCTGGCCGATTCCGCGTTTGCATTCGCGTGCAACACGCACGGTCGCGTGACGGTCAGCGTCGGGAACTCGGTCACGTATCCGGCACCGGTACGGCCGGGCGACGTGCTCACGGCGGTTGCCGACGAAGAGGCGGGCTCCAATCGACTGGCGTATTACCGCGTCGACGTGCGCAACCAGGATGCGGCGCTCGTCGCCGCGTTCCGCGGGACGGCGTATCGAACGTCCCGCCCTCACTTTCCGGAAGGCTGA
- a CDS encoding peptidylprolyl isomerase, with protein sequence MRTAMFAAWLGLAPHVAGAQSSVSQSLATDLARIALLEDSRGTQGHDLSALTTYLTRPDATLRAAAVRALGRQQSERWLPAIYPLLRDASPAVRMEAMNAVGQALQGRRGPSASLARPNLLAAVDSLARAAGPRASDAEAGVAARTIGRLPYGDSALARRGEAAIVVIASPRGEGRRAPARLEGSLHGLYTLARQARTTGAPGAAAVEVMRRGLRLDAGGFAEAPARVRRLAMLGLTTARVANAADVQQAQKDRDEQVRRLAQLALPLLDAATRRPTLALGLRDASPMVRVEAVRAARTLAGTEGCGVITTAIGDDNAHVMLAAIDGLSSTCVDRDRVVGVLLGLIDTHRSDSPSRSSGRPGWHVHAHALMALARTAPDRALPIVRRDAAAPAPWPLRTWIARAATVLRDTATLRALAADRNGNVKQAALGGLAATTGHADDARFIEALSAPENHVVMDAAAHLKGSPGRDAAVAALLAALDRITAERRENSHDARVAILDRLDELGSSALVPRIEPLRSDFDSTVARKAAAVLSHWSGRPVTAAPSPLPLPREDIATLLRDRWRARITMAAATGGGTFEIELFGREAPYTVARFIRLARAGYYNGLTFHRVEPGFVIQGGSPAANEYVGDAAYLRDELGLRSLTRGTLGISTRGRDTGDAQIYVNLTDNFRLDHDYTPFAAITRGREVAEGVLEADVIERIEIVRVPR encoded by the coding sequence ATGCGAACCGCGATGTTCGCAGCCTGGCTCGGGCTCGCGCCTCACGTGGCAGGAGCCCAGTCATCGGTCTCCCAGTCACTGGCGACGGACCTTGCCCGCATCGCGTTGCTCGAGGACTCGCGCGGGACGCAGGGCCACGACCTGTCCGCGCTCACCACGTACCTGACGCGCCCGGACGCTACGCTGCGCGCTGCCGCGGTCCGCGCGCTCGGCCGCCAGCAATCCGAACGATGGTTGCCGGCGATCTATCCGTTGCTGCGTGACGCGTCGCCCGCCGTGCGCATGGAGGCCATGAATGCCGTCGGGCAGGCATTGCAGGGACGGCGCGGACCATCGGCGAGCCTCGCGCGACCGAACTTGCTCGCGGCCGTGGACTCACTCGCACGCGCCGCCGGTCCCCGCGCCTCCGACGCAGAAGCCGGCGTTGCCGCTCGCACGATTGGTCGGCTCCCATACGGAGACTCGGCGCTCGCACGCCGCGGCGAAGCGGCCATCGTCGTGATCGCCTCGCCACGAGGGGAGGGGCGCCGTGCGCCCGCGCGCCTCGAAGGGAGCCTTCACGGTTTGTATACCCTCGCACGTCAGGCGCGCACGACGGGCGCTCCGGGAGCCGCCGCGGTGGAGGTGATGCGCCGCGGCCTTCGACTTGATGCTGGCGGGTTTGCCGAAGCGCCGGCCCGCGTACGACGCCTCGCGATGCTCGGCCTGACGACAGCGCGGGTCGCCAATGCTGCCGACGTGCAGCAGGCCCAGAAGGATCGTGATGAACAGGTCCGCCGTCTCGCGCAGCTCGCGTTGCCGCTGCTCGATGCCGCCACACGGCGGCCCACGCTGGCGCTGGGTCTGCGCGATGCCTCGCCGATGGTGCGCGTGGAAGCCGTCCGCGCGGCGCGGACGCTCGCTGGCACGGAGGGGTGCGGCGTCATCACGACGGCCATCGGGGACGACAATGCGCACGTGATGCTGGCGGCGATCGATGGCCTCTCGTCGACGTGCGTCGATCGCGATCGCGTGGTCGGCGTGCTCCTCGGGCTGATCGATACGCACCGAAGCGACAGTCCGTCGCGCTCGTCGGGCCGCCCGGGGTGGCACGTTCACGCCCACGCGCTCATGGCGCTCGCGCGCACGGCTCCGGACCGGGCCTTGCCGATCGTTCGTCGTGACGCCGCGGCCCCGGCGCCCTGGCCGCTGCGCACGTGGATTGCACGGGCGGCCACCGTGCTCCGTGACACCGCCACCCTGCGCGCACTCGCCGCTGACCGCAACGGCAACGTAAAACAGGCAGCGTTAGGCGGCCTTGCCGCCACCACCGGCCATGCGGACGATGCGCGCTTCATCGAAGCGCTCAGCGCGCCGGAGAATCACGTGGTGATGGACGCGGCTGCACACCTGAAGGGGTCGCCGGGGCGCGACGCGGCCGTTGCCGCCCTCCTCGCCGCACTCGATCGCATCACCGCCGAGCGGCGCGAGAACTCCCACGATGCGCGTGTGGCGATCCTCGATCGCCTGGATGAACTCGGATCCTCAGCGCTGGTGCCGCGCATCGAGCCCCTCCGAAGCGACTTCGACTCCACGGTGGCCCGGAAGGCCGCGGCCGTCCTGTCGCACTGGTCCGGCCGCCCCGTGACCGCAGCGCCGAGCCCGCTCCCACTCCCGAGGGAGGATATCGCGACGCTGCTGCGTGATCGCTGGCGCGCGCGGATCACCATGGCCGCCGCCACGGGTGGCGGCACTTTCGAGATCGAACTGTTCGGCCGCGAAGCCCCGTATACCGTCGCCAGGTTCATCCGCCTCGCCCGCGCGGGCTACTACAACGGCCTCACGTTCCATCGGGTGGAACCGGGGTTCGTGATCCAGGGCGGGAGCCCGGCAGCGAACGAATACGTCGGCGACGCCGCGTACCTGCGCGACGAACTCGGCCTCCGGAGCCTGACCCGCGGCACGCTTGGCATCTCCACCCGGGGCCGCGACACGGGCGACGCGCAGATCTACGTGAACCTGACGGACAACTTCCGGCTCGATCACGACTACACACCGTTTGCTGCCATCACGCGCGGGCGCGAGGTGGCGGAGGGCGTTCTCGAAGCCGATGTGATCGAGCGCATCGAGATCGTCCGCGTGCCCCGCTGA
- a CDS encoding DUF4331 family protein: MRSPSTLRRLVSPRRVLAVAAFAAVASAGVVLASDHQDTPDVELSPRMDINDVYAFPGSAPDRIALVLTTSSPITPAGAATAAFDPDLLYQIKVDNTGDGVEDRVLQFTFDGSGTNQRVTMRGPVAPAMTGATSTLVTSGPTLTGATNVTLGSAGGVQLFAGIRDDPFFLDLEQFFRIVPDRKPVSGPLSQLPDTPTATGFRPAGQAADYLRGLNTLAFVVELPANQLTGAGTGKIGLWATISR; this comes from the coding sequence ATGAGGTCCCCCTCGACGTTGCGACGGCTCGTTTCGCCGCGGCGTGTACTTGCGGTGGCCGCGTTCGCCGCCGTGGCGTCGGCCGGCGTCGTCCTGGCGTCAGATCACCAGGATACGCCCGACGTCGAACTGAGTCCGCGCATGGACATCAACGACGTGTATGCGTTCCCCGGCTCGGCTCCCGATCGCATCGCGCTCGTCCTGACCACCTCGTCCCCGATCACGCCGGCTGGCGCCGCGACCGCGGCCTTCGACCCCGATCTTCTCTACCAGATCAAGGTCGACAATACCGGCGATGGCGTCGAGGATCGCGTGCTGCAATTCACCTTCGACGGCAGCGGCACGAACCAGCGCGTGACCATGCGCGGGCCGGTGGCCCCGGCCATGACCGGTGCGACCTCCACCCTGGTAACGTCGGGTCCGACGCTCACGGGTGCCACCAATGTCACGTTAGGCAGCGCCGGCGGCGTGCAGCTGTTCGCCGGCATTCGCGACGATCCGTTCTTCCTCGATCTGGAGCAGTTCTTCCGCATCGTGCCGGATCGCAAGCCAGTGAGTGGCCCGCTCTCCCAGCTCCCGGACACACCAACTGCCACCGGGTTCCGCCCGGCCGGACAAGCTGCGGACTACCTCCGAGGGCTCAACACCCTGGCCTTCGTCGTGGAACTGCCGGCGAATCAGCTCACGGGCGCCGGCACGGGCAAGATCGGCCTGTGGGCCACGATCTCCCGCTGA
- a CDS encoding gamma carbonic anhydrase family protein translates to MANIFAFDGMIPVIHESAWIHPNATVTGHVTIGRDVYIGPGAAIRGDWGAIEIHDGCNVQENCTIHMFPGVTVVLEESAHIGHGAIVHGARVGRNALVGMNAVIMDNAVVGAGAVVGALCFVPTGMVIPERKVAVGNPAKVVKDVTDEMLEWKTEGTKLYQRLPQALRETLVPVEPLREVPINRRVPSAGLRPWKATREAP, encoded by the coding sequence ATGGCCAACATCTTCGCCTTCGACGGCATGATCCCGGTGATCCACGAGAGCGCGTGGATCCACCCGAATGCCACCGTGACGGGGCATGTCACGATCGGACGGGACGTGTACATCGGGCCGGGCGCCGCCATCCGCGGCGACTGGGGCGCCATCGAGATCCACGATGGTTGCAACGTGCAGGAGAACTGCACGATCCACATGTTCCCCGGCGTCACGGTGGTGCTCGAGGAGTCCGCGCACATCGGGCACGGGGCCATCGTGCATGGCGCGCGCGTCGGTCGCAATGCCCTCGTCGGCATGAACGCGGTCATCATGGACAATGCCGTGGTCGGCGCGGGCGCCGTCGTGGGCGCGCTCTGCTTTGTGCCGACCGGCATGGTCATCCCCGAACGCAAGGTCGCGGTGGGCAACCCGGCGAAAGTCGTGAAGGACGTGACCGACGAGATGCTCGAGTGGAAGACCGAAGGTACGAAGCTCTATCAACGGCTGCCGCAGGCGCTCCGCGAGACGCTCGTGCCCGTCGAGCCGCTCCGCGAGGTGCCCATCAACCGGCGTGTGCCTTCCGCGGGCCTTCGCCCGTGGAAGGCGACGCGCGAAGCCCCATGA
- a CDS encoding DUF4331 family protein: MRRLILSLAAVGALSACGSDDDTTGPGNTPRVYNQVERLGNPLVSEVLLAKRNHAFHNVGKPSTDVANHSAEVRAFVKTVAGRNDTVANTLAAVLLPDMLIVQTNKPANTAGWLTWALADGYGGRKLADDVVDAGLAAIFGPLLSPANVSPALSTDNVNANDKPFGTTFPYLAAPSL, from the coding sequence ATGCGCCGCCTCATCCTCAGTCTCGCCGCCGTTGGCGCGCTCTCCGCGTGCGGTTCCGATGACGACACCACCGGCCCGGGCAACACCCCCCGGGTGTACAATCAGGTGGAGCGACTCGGCAACCCGCTCGTGAGCGAAGTGCTCCTCGCCAAGCGGAACCACGCCTTCCACAACGTCGGCAAGCCGTCGACCGACGTCGCCAACCACAGCGCCGAGGTCCGCGCATTCGTGAAGACCGTGGCCGGTCGCAACGACACCGTGGCGAACACGCTCGCCGCGGTCCTCCTGCCCGACATGCTCATCGTCCAGACCAACAAGCCGGCCAATACCGCCGGCTGGCTCACCTGGGCGCTCGCCGACGGCTACGGCGGTCGCAAGCTCGCCGACGACGTCGTCGATGCGGGGCTCGCCGCGATCTTTGGCCCGCTCCTCAGCCCGGCAAACGTTTCGCCGGCGCTGTCGACCGACAACGTGAACGCGAACGACAAGCCATTCGGGACGACCTTCCCGTACCTGGCGGCTCCGTCGCTCTAG
- a CDS encoding GNAT family N-acetyltransferase, whose translation MTTVARTGRLELRQFTSDDAPFILELLNDDAWLRFIGDRGVRTLADAVAYLRAGPCASYTANGFGLYMAARHDGTRVGMCGLVRRDTLDHPDLGYAFLPAHRAQGYATEAGVAVLAHAWHDIGLARVQAITDPANTRSINVLERLGFTWERDAALTDGAAPVRIYGRGRDDVGSGVRPPAG comes from the coding sequence ATGACGACCGTCGCCAGGACCGGACGGCTCGAGCTGCGGCAGTTCACGAGCGACGATGCGCCCTTCATCCTGGAGCTGCTCAACGACGACGCGTGGCTGCGGTTCATCGGCGATCGCGGCGTGCGCACGCTTGCCGATGCGGTGGCCTACCTGCGCGCAGGCCCGTGCGCCAGCTATACCGCGAACGGCTTTGGCCTCTACATGGCGGCCCGTCATGACGGGACGAGAGTCGGCATGTGCGGACTCGTCAGGCGCGACACCCTCGACCACCCCGACCTCGGGTATGCCTTCCTGCCGGCTCACCGGGCCCAGGGCTATGCCACCGAAGCCGGAGTGGCCGTCCTTGCACACGCCTGGCACGACATCGGGCTGGCTCGCGTGCAGGCCATCACCGATCCCGCCAACACGCGCTCGATCAACGTTCTGGAGCGTCTTGGCTTTACGTGGGAGCGCGACGCGGCGCTCACCGACGGCGCTGCGCCGGTCAGGATCTACGGTCGGGGACGGGACGACGTGGGGTCTGGTGTGCGACCACCCGCGGGGTGA
- a CDS encoding GxxExxY protein: MLSPLTAPDPAHADTAAGARIPRVLHDRAIGIVVAAFFAVHRELGHGFTEPIYQRALALELATRRVDVEQDASIGVFYKGTRVGQHRVPFIVERRVVVDLRAGHRLDPLDERLLAQGLRATACEAGLLLLFGPAATFRHIERDGATGASCLPTRRPVGAS; this comes from the coding sequence GTGCTCTCTCCGCTTACCGCTCCAGACCCGGCACACGCCGACACGGCTGCCGGCGCACGCATTCCGCGCGTACTGCACGATCGCGCAATCGGGATCGTCGTGGCCGCGTTCTTCGCCGTCCACCGCGAACTGGGCCACGGGTTCACGGAGCCCATCTACCAGCGCGCACTCGCCCTCGAGCTGGCCACTCGCCGCGTCGACGTGGAGCAGGACGCCAGCATCGGCGTGTTCTACAAGGGCACGCGCGTCGGGCAGCACCGCGTCCCGTTCATCGTCGAGCGGCGCGTCGTCGTCGACCTGCGCGCGGGCCACCGACTCGACCCGCTCGACGAGCGTCTGCTCGCCCAGGGGCTGCGCGCGACGGCGTGTGAGGCCGGGCTCCTGCTGCTTTTCGGTCCCGCGGCGACGTTCCGACACATCGAACGGGATGGAGCCACGGGCGCGTCATGTCTGCCGACGCGCCGGCCTGTTGGTGCGAGTTAG
- the pcaF gene encoding 3-oxoadipyl-CoA thiolase, translated as MEQAYIVDGVRTPIGSFGGSLSGVRTDDLAAHAIAQLVGRHPTLDLAAVTDVVLGCANQAGEDNRNVARMALLLAGLPVTVPGETVNRLCASGLSAVASAARSIRSGEGDLFVAGGVEHMTRAPYVMSKAGSAWARDAQLFDTSLGWRFVNPRIQALHGIDSMGQTAENVAALMTISRADQDAFALRSQQRAAAARDAGRLAPEIVPVTIPGPKRGSSVEFATDEFIRTDSTLEGLARLRPAFRSDGEGSVTAGNSSGINDGACALLVASESALRAHHLTPKARIVATAAAGVEPRLMGLGPVPATRLALKRAGLALGDMAVIELNEAFAAQAIACTRELGIADDDVRVNPNGGAIALGHPLGMSGARLVLTATHELHRRAGRYALCTMCIGVGQGMAMVIERA; from the coding sequence ATGGAGCAGGCATACATCGTGGACGGCGTGCGCACGCCGATCGGGTCGTTCGGTGGCTCGCTGTCCGGCGTACGCACGGACGATCTCGCCGCGCACGCGATCGCACAGCTGGTCGGCCGCCATCCCACGCTCGATCTCGCCGCCGTGACGGACGTGGTGCTGGGGTGTGCGAACCAGGCGGGCGAAGACAACCGCAACGTGGCCCGCATGGCGCTGCTCCTGGCCGGGCTGCCGGTCACCGTCCCGGGCGAGACGGTGAATCGCCTGTGCGCGTCGGGATTGAGCGCGGTGGCGTCTGCCGCGCGAAGCATTCGCAGCGGGGAAGGCGACCTGTTTGTGGCCGGCGGCGTGGAGCACATGACCCGCGCGCCGTACGTCATGTCCAAGGCCGGCTCGGCGTGGGCGCGCGACGCACAGCTGTTCGACACGAGCCTCGGCTGGCGGTTTGTCAATCCGCGGATCCAGGCGCTACATGGGATCGACTCCATGGGACAAACGGCCGAAAACGTCGCGGCACTCATGACCATCAGCCGCGCGGACCAGGACGCATTCGCGTTGCGTTCGCAGCAGCGGGCCGCGGCGGCGCGGGACGCGGGTCGCCTGGCGCCCGAGATCGTACCGGTGACGATCCCCGGCCCGAAACGCGGTAGCTCCGTTGAGTTCGCGACCGACGAGTTCATTCGCACCGACTCCACGCTCGAGGGACTGGCCAGGCTGCGCCCCGCCTTCCGTAGCGACGGCGAAGGGTCGGTGACGGCCGGGAACTCGTCAGGTATCAACGACGGAGCCTGCGCATTGCTGGTGGCATCGGAGTCTGCCCTCCGTGCGCATCATCTCACGCCAAAGGCCCGGATTGTCGCGACGGCGGCCGCGGGCGTCGAGCCGCGGCTGATGGGGCTCGGCCCGGTGCCGGCGACCAGGCTCGCGCTCAAGCGCGCTGGGCTCGCCCTGGGCGACATGGCGGTCATCGAGCTGAATGAAGCGTTTGCTGCCCAGGCCATCGCCTGTACCCGCGAACTCGGGATCGCGGACGACGACGTGCGCGTGAACCCGAATGGCGGCGCGATCGCCCTGGGCCATCCGCTCGGTATGTCCGGCGCACGGCTCGTGTTGACGGCCACGCACGAGTTGCACCGCCGCGCTGGTCGGTATGCCCTCTGCACCATGTGCATCGGCGTGGGGCAGGGGATGGCCATGGTGATCGAGCGCGCCTGA
- a CDS encoding 3-hydroxybutyryl-CoA dehydrogenase gives MIGVVGAGAMGAGIAQVALAHGHPVVLADAHAPTLTKAQETIERALSREMERGRLTADAMALAIERLRIADADTGFDDLATCSLVFEAIVERLEAKREVFRALESVVGRDCILATNTSSLSIASIGAACDAPHRVIGIHFFNPAPVMPLVEIVPGVRTTEGVTDDARALIDGWGKVTVRAADTPGFIVNRIARPYYGEALRVLEEGEADVATIDWAMRERGGFRMGPFELMDFIGHDVNYLVTESVWTAMYYDPRYRPSLTQKRLLEAGLLGRKAGRGFYDYGEGATRPDPVQDAALADRLVRRIVALLVNEAADAVNLRIASARDVEVAMTRGVNYPRGLLAWGNAIGVGAILEELERLQSDSGDDRYRPSALLRRCVRDGLPLPT, from the coding sequence ATGATTGGCGTGGTGGGCGCCGGCGCGATGGGGGCCGGCATCGCACAGGTCGCGCTGGCCCATGGGCATCCCGTCGTGCTCGCTGACGCACACGCTCCCACGCTGACGAAGGCACAGGAGACGATCGAGCGTGCGCTCTCACGCGAGATGGAACGGGGGCGCCTCACGGCTGACGCGATGGCCCTGGCCATCGAGCGTCTCCGGATCGCCGACGCCGACACGGGGTTCGACGACCTGGCCACGTGTAGCCTCGTGTTCGAGGCGATCGTCGAGCGCCTGGAGGCCAAACGCGAGGTGTTCCGCGCTCTCGAGTCCGTCGTCGGGCGCGACTGCATCCTCGCGACCAACACGTCGTCGCTGTCGATCGCGTCCATCGGCGCCGCGTGCGACGCGCCACATCGCGTGATCGGGATCCATTTCTTCAACCCCGCCCCGGTGATGCCCCTGGTCGAGATCGTGCCGGGGGTTCGCACCACCGAGGGGGTTACCGACGATGCACGCGCCCTCATCGATGGGTGGGGAAAAGTCACCGTGCGCGCGGCGGACACGCCGGGATTCATCGTGAACCGCATCGCGCGTCCGTACTATGGCGAGGCGCTGCGCGTGCTCGAGGAAGGCGAAGCCGACGTCGCGACGATCGACTGGGCGATGCGCGAGCGTGGCGGCTTTCGCATGGGGCCGTTTGAGCTCATGGACTTCATCGGCCATGACGTGAACTACCTCGTGACCGAGTCGGTCTGGACCGCGATGTACTACGATCCGCGCTACCGTCCCTCGCTCACGCAGAAGCGCCTGCTCGAGGCGGGACTGCTCGGCCGCAAGGCCGGTCGCGGGTTTTACGACTACGGCGAAGGCGCCACTCGGCCCGATCCTGTGCAGGACGCCGCCCTGGCGGATCGCCTGGTGCGTCGGATCGTCGCGCTGCTGGTCAACGAAGCGGCCGATGCCGTGAACCTGCGGATCGCGTCTGCGCGAGACGTCGAAGTGGCCATGACGCGCGGCGTGAACTACCCGCGTGGACTCCTCGCGTGGGGCAATGCGATCGGCGTTGGGGCGATCCTGGAGGAACTGGAACGTCTCCAGTCCGACTCGGGCGACGATCGCTATCGGCCGAGCGCGCTGCTGCGCCGTTGTGTGCGCGATGGACTGCCCCTGCCCACATGA
- a CDS encoding 2-(1,2-epoxy-1,2-dihydrophenyl)acetyl-CoA isomerase, whose product MLRTERHGGVLRLTLDRPDVLNAFNLDMARALQAALDDAAADATIRAVVLTGSGRGFCAGQDLASVPMGEGQPRPDLGDVVKAQYNPIVTRLRALEKPVVCAVNGVAAGAGANIAFACDIVLASSEASFIQSFTKIGLVPDSGGTWLLPRLVGLARASSLMLLGEKITAAQARDLGLVWKVCAADTLLDDAMALAGQLATQPTRAFALTKRLLNASFDHDLATQLNMEESLQREAGHTADFVEGVQAFRQKRAPVFEGR is encoded by the coding sequence ATGCTGCGTACCGAACGACATGGTGGCGTCCTACGCCTTACGCTGGACCGTCCCGACGTCCTGAACGCGTTCAACCTCGACATGGCACGTGCGCTGCAGGCGGCACTCGACGACGCCGCGGCCGATGCGACGATACGCGCGGTGGTGCTGACCGGCAGCGGCCGCGGGTTCTGCGCCGGCCAGGACCTCGCGTCGGTGCCCATGGGCGAAGGCCAACCTCGCCCGGACCTCGGCGACGTGGTGAAGGCGCAATACAACCCGATCGTCACTCGACTGCGCGCCCTGGAAAAGCCCGTCGTCTGCGCGGTCAACGGCGTCGCGGCAGGTGCGGGGGCCAACATCGCCTTTGCCTGCGACATCGTGCTCGCGTCGTCCGAGGCGTCGTTCATTCAGTCGTTCACGAAGATCGGCCTCGTGCCCGACAGTGGCGGCACGTGGCTGCTCCCGCGCCTTGTGGGGCTCGCGCGTGCCTCCTCGCTGATGCTGCTGGGAGAGAAGATCACCGCGGCGCAGGCGCGCGACCTCGGGCTGGTCTGGAAGGTGTGCGCGGCGGACACGTTGCTTGACGACGCGATGGCCCTCGCCGGGCAGCTCGCCACGCAACCCACGCGAGCGTTCGCCCTCACCAAGCGGCTCCTCAACGCGTCGTTTGACCACGACCTTGCTACACAGCTGAACATGGAAGAGTCGTTGCAGCGTGAGGCGGGCCATACCGCGGACTTTGTGGAGGGCGTGCAGGCCTTCCGCCAGAAGCGCGCCCCCGTGTTCGAGGGTCGATAG
- a CDS encoding pyruvate dehydrogenase — MPVQPREKRRRSSDPKVHPDFDWRRIAYLTLASRALDDIEEDTNRNRASIPKDHVVLYQFSARGHDMAQAILGSLITHPHDGVGAYYRSRPTLLALGLTLDDAFGSPLGRAGGFSDGRDIGIVCNLPNRGGPTVLPMSGDVGSQYTPTAGWAQSICYHRDTLADPTWRGAIGIALGGDASVATSGFWSALTIATTLELPMLFYIEDNDLGISVRGDMQTPGGNIARNLASFANLFVRDGDGTDPHQSALLLAECVEHVREGRGPALVRLTVPRLSSHSGPDNQKGYRSDAEIAGDWARDPLPRLKNYLVPAFMAASEWSALEAEVTRDVNAALDRARQRSAPDPADVARFVYEEADLRGGIDAFGGLPREVTDALPATTEPDLDGPMVRFAEGVRRTLRHELTVNPRVLVFGEDVGLKGGVHLVSEGLQKQFGESRVFDTSLSEEGIIGRSVGLAISGLMPVAEIQFRKYADPATEQLNNCGTMRWRTANRFCAPIVVRMPGGFGKDVGDPWHSLSAEVVFAHAVGWQVIMPSNAADAVGLLRTAMRSRNPSIFFEHRSLLMTSDGSSRYPGDAYALPLGVGRTVREGTDVTLVSWGAMVHRCVAAAARSSASLEVIDLRTIAPWDRELVLASVRRTGRCLVVHEDTITAGFGAEIAATLAREAFWHLDAPVERLAVADVPMPYHPTLLAAVLPSVEQIAAAADRIATT; from the coding sequence ATGCCTGTTCAGCCCAGGGAAAAGCGCCGCCGCTCATCGGACCCCAAGGTCCACCCTGACTTCGACTGGCGGCGCATTGCCTACCTCACGCTCGCGTCCCGTGCCCTGGACGATATCGAGGAGGACACGAACCGGAACCGCGCGAGCATCCCGAAGGACCATGTCGTGCTCTACCAGTTTTCGGCGCGGGGCCACGACATGGCACAGGCGATCCTGGGCTCGCTCATTACGCACCCTCACGATGGCGTTGGTGCGTACTATCGGTCGCGACCCACGCTGCTCGCCCTCGGCCTGACGCTCGACGACGCCTTTGGCAGTCCACTCGGCCGCGCGGGCGGATTCAGCGACGGGCGCGACATCGGCATCGTCTGCAATCTTCCGAATCGCGGGGGCCCGACAGTGCTGCCAATGTCCGGCGACGTGGGCTCACAGTACACCCCCACGGCCGGCTGGGCGCAGTCCATCTGCTATCATCGCGATACGCTCGCCGATCCGACCTGGCGCGGCGCGATTGGCATCGCCCTGGGCGGCGACGCCTCGGTGGCCACGAGCGGTTTCTGGTCGGCGCTCACGATCGCGACGACGCTCGAGCTCCCGATGCTGTTCTACATCGAGGACAATGACCTCGGCATCTCGGTGCGTGGGGACATGCAGACGCCCGGCGGCAACATTGCGCGCAATCTCGCGTCGTTCGCCAACCTCTTCGTGCGCGATGGAGACGGGACGGACCCGCACCAGAGCGCGCTCCTGCTCGCCGAGTGCGTGGAGCACGTGCGCGAAGGTCGCGGACCGGCACTCGTCAGACTCACCGTTCCGCGACTGTCGAGCCATTCGGGGCCGGACAACCAGAAGGGCTACCGGAGCGACGCCGAAATCGCCGGCGACTGGGCGCGCGATCCCCTGCCGCGTCTGAAGAACTATCTCGTGCCCGCGTTCATGGCGGCGAGCGAGTGGTCCGCGCTGGAGGCGGAGGTGACGCGCGACGTGAACGCCGCACTCGATCGGGCGCGCCAGCGATCCGCGCCCGATCCGGCCGATGTTGCGCGGTTCGTGTACGAGGAGGCGGACCTGCGCGGCGGCATCGACGCGTTTGGCGGCCTGCCGCGCGAAGTGACCGACGCGCTCCCTGCGACCACGGAGCCGGACCTCGACGGCCCGATGGTGCGGTTCGCGGAGGGCGTGCGCCGCACGCTGCGCCACGAACTGACCGTGAACCCCCGGGTGCTCGTGTTTGGCGAAGACGTGGGCTTGAAGGGAGGTGTCCACCTCGTGTCGGAGGGCCTGCAGAAGCAGTTCGGCGAGTCGCGGGTGTTTGACACGAGTCTTTCCGAAGAAGGCATCATCGGCCGATCAGTCGGGCTCGCGATTTCGGGGCTCATGCCGGTGGCGGAGATCCAGTTCCGGAAGTATGCCGACCCGGCCACGGAGCAGCTGAACAACTGCGGTACGATGCGATGGCGCACGGCCAACCGCTTTTGCGCGCCCATCGTTGTGCGCATGCCGGGTGGCTTTGGGAAGGACGTCGGCGATCCGTGGCATTCATTGAGCGCCGAGGTGGTGTTTGCGCACGCCGTGGGCTGGCAGGTGATCATGCCCTCCAACGCGGCCGATGCGGTCGGGCTCCTGCGGACCGCGATGCGTTCGCGCAATCCGAGCATCTTCTTTGAGCATCGTTCGTTGCTCATGACCTCGGACGGGAGCTCGCGGTACCCGGGTGACGCGTACGCACTGCCGTTGGGCGTTGGCCGCACCGTGCGTGAGGGAACGGACGTGACGCTCGTCAGCTGGGGCGCGATGGTGCACCGCTGCGTTGCAGCGGCGGCGCGCTCGAGCGCGTCGCTCGAGGTGATCGACCTGCGCACGATCGCGCCCTGGGACCGTGAGCTGGTGCTCGCTTCGGTGCGGCGCACGGGCCGCTGTCTCGTGGTGCACGAGGACACGATCACGGCGGGTTTTGGTGCGGAAATCGCCGCCACGCTGGCCAGGGAAGCGTTCTGGCACCTGGACGCCCCGGTGGAGCGCTTGGCCGTCGCGGACGTCCCGATGCCGTACCATCCGACGCTCCTCGCGGCGGTGCTGCCTTCGGTGGAGCAGATCGCCGCAGCAGCGGACCGGATCGCCACGACCTAA